In Mangifera indica cultivar Alphonso chromosome 1, CATAS_Mindica_2.1, whole genome shotgun sequence, a single genomic region encodes these proteins:
- the LOC123224964 gene encoding B3 domain-containing transcription repressor VAL2-like — protein sequence MESRTCMNEVCGAATSVEWRKGWALRSGEFAVLCDKCWSAFEQSIFCDVFHSKESGWRECCPCGKRLHCGCIASRSLIELLDSGGVSCLDCAKKSGLDFLDGDEKPNGFGTLRVDNASDLQPVSVDNQVGAEKMKLMQMGSTSNGVGLRHLLQFQSDDTDESSGKMKLEEAAKPDISKENTEAKDIYESLAQTNLSITLGSSGGNSNLFPCVVDDKEQNKSSSVIQQGTRAYHLLPKPPKLAVSTNSEANIGLSQIRVARPPVEGRGRSQLLPRYWPRITDQELQQISGDSNSTIVPLFEKVLSASDAGRIGRLVLPKACAEAYFPPISQPEGLPLRIQDVKGKEWVFQFRFWPNNNSRMYVLEGVTPCIQSMQLQAGDTVTFSRMDPEGKLVMGFRKASNSVAIQDIQPSAIPNGGHSSESFFSGVFENLSIISGYSGVLQSLKGSSDAHLNALSKHLNSTPGNINWLKSEKYEDKTRESLLLPSMLVPERKRSRNIGTKSKRLLMDRLDALELKLTWEEAQDMLCPPPSVTPSIITIEDHVFEEYEDPPVFGKRSIFVVRANGGPEQWTQCDGCSKWRRLPADVILPPKWTCMDNTWDQTSCSCSAPDELTPGELENLLRLNKDFKKRRLEKSQRPNQENEPSGLDGLSNMALLGDNTGDPGSAAVATTTKHPRHRPGCSCIVCIQPPSGKGKHKPTCTCNVCMTVKRRFKTLMMRKKKRQSEREAEFAQRNQPINWAPKEEVEAEVDSNSKHTSPHIDPSENEARSANELEAGKGQIDLNCHPDRDDAQTGSSNRVSMMRLLQVATLPLENYLKQNGLTSLVSEQQTSAASQALPAQAAGDSEGRVNELASATQERESGGEDNCGSGPDQSPKDPQ from the exons ATGGAGTCGAGAACTTGCATGAATGAGGTGTGTGGAGCGGCCACTTCCGTCGAGTGGAGAAAAGGTTGGGCTCTGCGATCCGGCGAATTCGCTGTTCTGTGTGATAAGTGCTG GTCTGCATTTGAGCAGTCAATTTTCTGTGACGTGTTTCACTCGAAGGAGTCAGGTTGGAGAGAGTGCTGCCCATGTGGCAAG CGTCTCCATTGTGGATGCATTGCTTCCAGGTCTTTAATTGAGCTTCTTGATAGCGGGGGTGTCAGCTGTTTAGACTGTGCAAAAAAATCAGGACTTGATTTT CTGGATGGTGATGAAAAGCCCAACGGATTTGGCACCCTAAGGGTTGATAATGCCAGTGATTTACAACCCGTGTCTGTGGACAACCAAGTGGGTGCTGAAAAAATGAAGCTTATGCAGATGGGCAGTACTTCAAACGGTGTGGGGCTGAGACACTTGCTTCAATTTCAAAGTGATGACACAGATGAGTCTTCTGGTAAAATGAAACTGGAGGAAGCAGCCAAGCCAGATATCTCTAAGGAAAATACGGAGGCAAAAGATATTTATGAATCACTAGCACAGACGAACTTAAGCATCACCCTTGGTTCTTCTGGAGGAAACTCGAATCTTTTTCCTTGTGTTGTTGATGATAAGGAACAAAATAAGTCATCTTCTGTAATTCAACAAGGAACTAGGGCTTACCATCTTTTGCCTAAGCCTCCAAAGTTAGCCGTTTCCACAAATTCAGAGGCAAATATTGGTTTATCCCAAATTCGTGTAGCTAGGCCACCTGTTGAAGGACGAGGCAGGAGTCAGTTGCTTCCTCGCTATTGGCCCAGGATTACAGACCAGGAATTGCAGCAAATATCTGGAGA CTCAAATTCTACTATTGTTCCTCTGTTTGAAAAGGTTTTAAGTGCCAGTGATGCCGGTCGCATTGGCCGTTTGGTTCTTCCTAAAGCATGCGCTGAA GCATATTTTCCACCTATCTCTCAACCAGAGGGCCTGCCTCTGAGGATTCAAGATGTGAAGGGTAAGGAATGGGTCTTTCAGTTCAGATTTTGGCCCAATAATAACAGCAGGATGTATGTTTTGGAGGGAGTGACTCCTTGCATACAGTCCATGCAGTTGCAAGCTGGAGATACTG TGACATTTAGCCGTATGGATCCGGAAGGAAAGCTTGTTATGGGATTTCGTAAAGCATCAAACTCTGTTGCAATACAG gatATTCAACCTTCTGCCATTCCTAATGGCGGTCATTCAAGTGAAAGTTTCTTTTCGGGTGTTTTTGAGAACCTTTCTATAATAAGTGGTTACTCTGGCGTTCTTCAGTCACTAAAGGGAAGCTCTGATGCCCACCTAAATGCGCTGTCCAAACATCTGAACTCCACTCCTGGTAATATTAATTGGCTTAAATCTGAGAAGTACGAAGATAAGACAAGGGAGAGTTTGCTGCTGCCTTCAATGCTTGTACCAGAAAGAAAAAGATCTCGAAATATTGGGACAAAAAGTAAGAGATTGCTCATGGATAGACTAGATGCTTTGGAGCTCAAACTTACTTGGGAAGAGGCACAGGATATGCTCTGTCCTCCCCCCAGTGTCACGCCCAGCATTATCACAATTGAAGACCATGTTTTTGAAGAATATGAA GATCCCCCAGTTTTTGGGAAGAGGAGCATTTTTGTAGTACGTGCAAATGG GGGACCAGAGCAATGGACTCAGTGTGATGGTTGTTCTAAATGGCGAAGGTTGCCTGCTGATGTTATTCTTCCACCTAAGTGGACATGTATGGATAATACTTGGGATCAGACTAG TTGTTCATGTTCGGCACCGGATGAACTGACTCCTGGCGAACTGGAAAACCTTCTCAGACTAAACAAGG ATTTCAAAAAACGGAGACTGGAAAAAAGTCAGAGGCCGAATCAAGAGAATGAACCTTCTGGTCTGGACGGATTGTCCAACATGGCACTACTCGGGGACAACACGGGTGACCCAGGCTCTGCTGCAGTCGCAACGACAACTAAACACCCAAGGCATCGTCCTGGCTGTTCATGTATTGTCTGCATTCAGCCCCCAAGTGGGAAGGGCAAGCACAAGCCTACATGCACATGTAACGTCTGCATGACAGTCAAACGCCGTTTCAAGACCCTCATGATGCGCAAGAAGAAGCGCCAATCTGAGCGTGAAGCAGAGTTTGCTCAGAGAAATCAACCGATCAATTGGGCTCCCAAAGAAGAAGTAGAAGCCGAAGTAGACAGCAATTCTAAGCATACTTCACCGCACATTGACCCTTCGGAGAACGAAGCCAGGTCTGCAAATGAGTTAGAAGCTGGCAAGGGGCAGATCGACTTGAACTGCCATCCTGATCGAGACGACGCACAAACTGGGTCGTCAAATCGGGTGAGCATGATGAGACTCCTTCAAGTGGCGACCCTTCCTCTGGAGAATTATTTAAAGCAAAATGGTCTTACAAGCTTGGTGTCTGAACAGCAAACAAGTGCAGCGTCACAGGCTCTGCCCGCCCAGGCCGCCGGGGATAGCGAGGGACGGGTCAATGAGTTGGCTTCTGCCACTCAAGAGCGAGAGAGTGGGGGAGAAGATAATTGTGGATCTGGACCAGATCAAAGCCCAAAAGATCCTCAGTAG
- the LOC123228961 gene encoding probable serine/threonine-protein kinase PBL1 codes for MGCFTVLKSKKKKPEQIVHVKRVNLQEYSPTTLPEPQNKTPTRSLQSAPPSFRNRVKPVQPYNKASNNRSRALSAPSSLDAAEQDVLAASEYEEQEESKSRVGLGKEQWSSSPQPLPLPSPQGAAALKTAGSFKAGNVSGPLFASGPLPLPPTGTGTLRNFPYEEVAAACHNFYSDRCMSGLSSVMYMASFGFGDDTSSSKKFEATVTRLNSSTQGLKEFISEVNTLASLQHPNLCKLLGYHAHDGSDQRMLIYERLSHGSLDRLLFGRLDGPPIDWNTRMKIALCAAQGLTFLHEEGPFQAMYNEFSTANIQIDKDFSAKLSGYGCVGHVPEADISSNSIAAANLSVETLERGLLTPKSNVWSFGIVLIELLTGRRNLDNRHPKDERNLVKWSRPFLADDCRLSLIMDPQLKCRFPAKAARTVADIALKCLQKDPSERPTMRTIVDHLKTIQDMKFPSRYPLQEPAVITGKQISRSPSLNGIITPAPRSSFSPSPQSQARPSVSPTRPLTLPLSLPPRACSSTISLEELDRQESRRSSSSTVRRASVEGF; via the exons ATGGGGTGTTTCACAGTTTTGAAGagtaagaagaaaaaacctGAGCAGATTGTTCATGTTAAAAGGGTCAATCTTCAGGAGTATAGTCCCACAACACTGCCTGAACCCCAAAATAAAACCCCAACACGCTCGCTCCAATCAGCACCTCCGAGTTTTAGGAATAGAGTGAAGCCTGTTCAACCGTATAACAAAGCTTCTAACAATAGATCAAGGGCATTATCTGCCCCATCTAGCCTTGATGCTGCAGAACAAGATGTACTCGCAGCTAGTGAATATGAAGAGCAAGAAGAATCGAAGAGCCGAGTTGGACTGGGGAAAGAACAATGGTCTTCAAGTCCACAACCGCTTCCACTTCCATCACCTCAGGGTGCTGCTGCACTTAAGACTGCTGGAAGCTTTAAAGCAGGGAATGTCAGTGGTCCTCTGTTTGCTTCTGGACCATTGCCACTGCCTCCCACTGGAACTGGAACACTTCGGAACTTCCCTTACGAAGAAGTTGCAGCAGCCTGCCATAATTTCTACTCAGACCGATGCATGTCAGGTCTTTCTTCTGTAATGTATATGGCTTCCTTTGGCTTTGGAGATGATACCTCAAGTTCAAAGAAGTTTGAAGCAACTGTCACTCGCCTTAACTCGTCCACTCAG GGCTTGAAGGAATTTATCAGCGAAGTAAACACCCTTGCATCTTTGCAACATCCAAACCTCTGCAAGTTGCTTGGTTATCATGCACATGATGGTTCAGATCAGAGAATGCTGATATATGAGAGGCTTTCTCATGGAAGCTTGGATCGTCTTCTATTTGGGAGATTAGATGGGCCCCCTATTGATTGGAACACCAGAATGAAAATTGCATTATGTGCAGCACAAGGCCTTACCTTCTTGCATGAAGAAGGGCCATTTCAG GCAATGTACAATGAATTTTCAACGGCAAACATACAGATTGACAAAGATTTTAGTGCAAAGCTATCAGGATATGGTTGTGTTGGTCATGTTCCTGAGGCAGATATCTCTAGTAATTCTATT GCTGCCGCAAATCTTTCAGTGGAGACATTAGAAAGAGGATTGCTTACTCCTAAGAGTAATGTTTGGAGTTTTGGGATTGTACTTATTGAACTACTTACTGGCCGAAGGAATCTTGACAATCGCCATCCCAAGGACGAGAGGAACTTGGTTAAGTGGAGTCGTCCTTTCCTTGCTGATGACTGTCGACTTTCTCTCATCATGGATCCTCAGCTGAAATGTCGTTTTCCGGCCAAAGCAGCACGGACAGTGGCAGACATTGCTCTAAAGTGTCTTCAGAAGGATCCATCAGAGAGGCCCACCATGAGAACCATTGTCGACCATTTGAAAACCATACAAGACATGAAATTCCCTTCTCGTTATCCTCTGCAAGAGCCAGCAGTAATTACTGGTAAACAGATTTCAAGATCACCAAGTCTCAACGGGATCATCACCCCTGCACCTAGGTCAAGTTTTTCACCATCTCCACAATCACAAGCCCGGCCATCCGTTTCCCCCACAAGGCCACTTACTCTGCCCTTATCTCTTCCACCGCGTGCTTGTTCCTCCACAATCTCATTGGAAGAACTGGATAGACAAGAAAGCCGGAGATCATCATCGTCAACCGTTAGAAGGGCTAGTGTTGAAGGATTTTGA
- the LOC123229380 gene encoding uncharacterized protein LOC123229380, with translation MQAEKQQQPQWRISVYARSKYFNFRFKATRSLPLPSSWNFQRLSIWFRIRRYFILGVKSESPKQQQSTLKSRLLRGFARLRPRRDKKRSIAATETLNLQPQETKSSISHLRRLEEPVNMVCLVVGILGFLFRSIVSEKALAFVILLSLALLLKKYVCGRRFMTALAYAVIAAVVCPLVFHLNSFGNYDKAPSYISKFVWRAMNLICKSSSSYYGLL, from the exons ATGCAAGCAGAGAAGCAGCAGCAGCCGCAATGGAGAATCAGCGTTTACGCAAGATCCAAGTACTTCAATTTCAGATTCAAAGCAACAAGGTCATTACCCCTTCCCTCCTCCTGGAATTTCCAGCGACTTTCCATTTGGTTTAGAATCCGGAGATACTTCATCCTCGGAGTGAAATCAGAGTCTCCCaaacaacaacaatcaactctcaAATCCAGACTCCTCAGAGGCTTCGCAAGGCTTCGTCCTCGTCGGGACAAGAAACGCTCTATTGCTGCAACAGAAACCTTAAATCTTCAACCCCAAGAAACCAAATCTTCCATTAGTCATTTGAGACGATTGGAG GAACCAGTGAATATGGTTTGTTTGGTTGTTGGGATTCTGGGATTTCTGTTTCGATCAATTGTGTCTGAGAAAGCTCTTGcctttgttattttattaagcTTGGCTCTGTTGCTGAAGAAATACGTTTGTGGAAGAAGATTCATGACTGCTTTGGCTTATGCAGTGATTGCCGCAGTGGTTTGTCCATTGGTGTTCCATCTCAACAGTTTCGGAAATTATGATAAGGCTCCAAgctatatttcaaaatttgtttgGAGGGCAATGAATTTGATATGTAAATCTTCCAGTAGCTACTATGGATTACTATAA
- the LOC123224199 gene encoding RING-H2 finger protein ATL74-like produces the protein MNRRLLDTEISVSPVSGINKTRDGYIKESNFDTSMVIILAALLCALIAALGLNSIVRCALRCSHRFAMETAEQAAARLAATGLKKRDLRQIPVAVYGEGVNIPATECPICLGEFVDGEKVRVLPICNHGFHVRCIDTWLLSHSSCPNCRHSLLENAASSARPPETGSAAAQQAQASRLVD, from the coding sequence ATGAATCGTCGGCTTCTTGACACGGAGATCAGTGTGTCTCCGGTTAGTGGAATCAACAAAACACGTGATGGATACATTAAAGAGAGCAACTTCGATACCAGTATGGTCATAATCTTGGCGGCTTTGTTGTGTGCTTTGATTGCGGCACTTGGTTTGAACTCAATAGTTCGTTGCGCTTTGCGTTGTAGTCATAGGTTTGCGATGGAGACAGCAGAGCAAGCCGCCGCACGTCTCGCTGCAACAGGCCTGAAGAAGCGAGATTTGCGGCAGATCCCGGTTGCTGTTTACGGTGAAGGCGTCAATATTCCAGCCACCGAGTGTCCAATTTGCCTTGGTGAATTTGTCGATGGTGAGAAAGTTCGGGTTCTGCCAATATGTAACCATGGCTTCCATGTGAGGTGCATAGACACATGGCTTTTGTCACACTCATCGTGCCCAAATTGTAGACATTCGTTGCTGGAAAACGCCGCAAGTTCAGCTCGGCCACCTGAAACTGGATCGGCAGCTGCTCAACAAGCGCAAGCGAGCAGGCTGGTGGATTAA